The Methanoplanus sp. FWC-SCC4 genome has a window encoding:
- a CDS encoding HEAT repeat domain-containing protein → MTSKEDITKNIELIKSGELEEKRAAVTFLSDAGEDAVDALCELLSSETDNDSRWYAASALARIGEPALDSLMLLLKTYPDDNVKRYAAAAVAGIGKPAVKPLIEVFLEDDGPTRGLASRALVRIGEDSVEELNRFISETEPKDTAHRCAVITLEKLCSNAPDAVEEVLEK, encoded by the coding sequence ATGACATCAAAAGAAGATATTACAAAAAATATTGAGCTCATAAAAAGCGGGGAACTTGAAGAGAAAAGAGCGGCGGTGACATTTCTCTCTGATGCAGGGGAAGATGCCGTGGATGCGTTATGTGAACTTCTAAGTTCAGAAACCGATAATGACTCACGCTGGTATGCGGCATCGGCACTTGCAAGGATTGGTGAACCTGCACTTGACAGCCTCATGCTTCTTTTAAAGACATACCCTGATGATAATGTAAAGAGGTATGCGGCAGCAGCGGTTGCAGGGATAGGAAAGCCTGCTGTAAAACCTCTTATTGAGGTATTTTTAGAAGATGACGGGCCTACACGCGGATTGGCATCCAGGGCTCTTGTCAGAATAGGAGAGGATTCTGTTGAAGAGCTCAACCGGTTTATCAGCGAAACAGAACCAAAGGATACAGCACACAGATGTGCGGTTATAACACTTGAAAAACTCTGTTCAAATGCGCCTGATGCTGTGGAAGAAGTGCTTGAGAAGTAA
- a CDS encoding thymidylate synthase, producing MFNIRAFSIGKAHEEVIKSILKHGVYILTEDGEKTLELPEPLNIHVNNPFADYMISPYNMFGEGAMKQYVHDLLNGTDSEFVYTYHDRLFDYPLSKGDGFVGDGDGKGIDQIAYIIEKLKTEPNSRRAEGITWFPPKDTNSNNPPCLQRIQCFVRDNKLNMHVEFRSNDMLSALGANMYALVHLQKMIADELSAEMGWYSHTSVSAHMYYERDHEELMKYVKGLGLMDSLRHFDSGELISK from the coding sequence ATGTTCAATATTCGCGCCTTTTCAATTGGAAAAGCACACGAAGAGGTTATAAAATCAATATTAAAGCACGGAGTGTATATCCTGACAGAAGACGGGGAAAAGACACTTGAACTCCCGGAACCGCTCAATATCCATGTGAACAATCCCTTCGCCGACTATATGATAAGCCCTTACAACATGTTCGGTGAAGGAGCAATGAAACAGTATGTCCATGATCTGTTAAACGGAACCGACAGCGAGTTTGTATATACCTATCATGACCGCCTTTTTGACTATCCGCTCTCAAAAGGGGATGGATTTGTCGGAGACGGTGACGGAAAAGGCATTGATCAAATCGCCTACATCATTGAAAAACTAAAAACAGAACCAAATTCAAGAAGGGCGGAGGGAATTACATGGTTCCCCCCAAAAGACACAAATTCCAACAACCCTCCCTGCCTTCAGAGAATCCAGTGCTTTGTCAGGGACAACAAACTTAACATGCATGTTGAATTCCGCTCAAACGACATGCTCTCTGCTCTTGGCGCAAACATGTACGCACTTGTTCATCTGCAGAAAATGATTGCAGATGAACTCAGTGCAGAAATGGGCTGGTATTCCCACACCTCAGTCTCGGCACACATGTACTATGAAAGGGATCATGAAGAGCTGATGAAATACGTTAAAGGGCTCGGACTTATGGATTCCCTGAGACACTTTGATTCGGGCGAACTGATTTCAAAATAA